In Vicugna pacos chromosome 10, VicPac4, whole genome shotgun sequence, the following proteins share a genomic window:
- the LOC102542744 gene encoding olfactory receptor 8K3-like, with product METPNGTVLSEFILMGITDRPELQAPLFGLFLVIYVISVVGNLGMVILTMVDSGLQTPMYFFLKHLSLTDLGYSTTVGPKMLASFVVDENTISYYFCATQGAFYIMFIISEFFILSLMSYDRYLAICNPLLYTVIMSQRVCLVLVAIPYLYSTFVSLLITVKIFNLSFCGYNVVSHFYCDCLSLLSLLCSDTQDIELIIMIFSVFNLISSLLVVLVSYLCILVAILRMNSTGGRHKAWSTCGSHLTVATVFYGTLLSMYLQPKSRHSFDTDKVTSIFYTLIIPMLNPLIYSLRNKDVKYAVHRIWKKICNIFS from the coding sequence ATGGAAACACCCAATGGAACCGTTCTGAGCGAGTTCATTCTCATGGGCATCACAGACCGCCCTGAGCTGCAGGCTCCGTTATTTGGGCTCTTCCTCGTCATCTACGTGATCTCAGTGGTGGGCAACTTGGGCATGGTCATCCTCACTATGGTGGACTCCGGGCTACAGacacccatgtacttcttcctcaaaCATCTATCTCTCACTGATCTGGGTTATTCAACAACCGTGGGACCCAAAATGTTAGCAAGTTTTGTTGTGGATGAAAATACAATCTCCTATTACTTTTGTGCCACACAAGGAGCTTTCTACATTATGTTCATcattagtgaatttttcattctgTCACTAATGTCCTATGACCGCTATTTGGCCATCTGTAACCCTCTGCTCTACACAGTCATCATGTCACAAAGGGTATGTCTGGTTCTGGTGGCAATCCCCTATCTCTATAGCACATTTGTGTCTCTTCTAATCACTgtaaagatatttaatttatccTTCTGTGGCTACAATGTTGTCAGTCATTTCTACTGTGACTGTCTCTCCTTGTTATCTTTGCTCTGCTCAGATACACAGGATATTGAATTGATTATTATGATTTTCTCAGTGTTTAATTTGATTTCATCCCTTCTGGTGGTTCTTGTGTCTTACCTGTGTATCCTTGTAGCCATTCTCAGGATGAACTCCACTGGGGGTCGGCACAAGGCTTGGTCTACCTGTGGATCCCACCTGACAGTGGCGACAGTGTTCTATGGGACTTTACTCTCTATGTATTTGCAGCCCAAGTCCAGGCATTCCTTTGACACTGACAAAGTGActtctatattttatactctCATTATCCCCATGTTGAATCCCTTGATCTATAGCTTGAGGaacaaagatgtaaaatatgctgttcataggatatggaaaaaaatatgcaatatcttttcttaa
- the LOC102543257 gene encoding olfactory receptor 8K3-like, with amino-acid sequence MENYNQTVPSEFILMGITDRPELQAPLFGLFLVIYMISVVGNLGMVILTKVDSGLQTPMYFFLRHLAFTDLGYSTTVGPKMLVNFVADQNKISYYFCATQLAFFLVFIISELFILSAMSYDRYVAICNPLLYTVVMSQRVCQVLVAIPYLYCTFVSLLVTVKIFNLSFCGYNVIKHFYCDSLPLISLLCSNTREIELIILILAGFNLIFSLLIVLVSYLLILESVLKMNSAEGRHKAFSTCGSHLTVVTVFYGTLIFMYVQPESSHSFDTDKVASIFYTLVIPMLNPLIYSLRNKDVKCALQRTWKKLCNVFS; translated from the coding sequence ATGGAAAACTACAATCAAACAGTGCCGAGCGAATTCATTCTCATGGGCATCACAGACCGCCCTGAGCTGCAGGCTCCGTTATTTGGGCTCTTCCTCGTCATCTACATGATCTCAGTGGTGGGCAACTTGGGCATGGTCATCCTCACCAAGGTGGACTCTGGGCTACAGacacccatgtacttcttcctcagaCACCTAGCTTTTACTGATCTGGGTTATTCAACAACAGTGGGCCCCAAAATGTTGGTAAATTTTGTTGCAGATCAAAATAAAATCTCCTATTATTTCTGTGCTACACAACTAGCTTTCTTTCTTGTGTTCATCATTAGTGAACTTTTCATTCTGTCGGCAATgtcctatgaccgctatgtggccatctgtaacCCTCTGCTCTACACAGTCGTCATGTCACAAAGGGTGTGTCAGGTGCTGGTGGCAATCCCCTATCTCTATTGCACATTTGTTTCTCTCCTAGTCACTgtaaagatatttaatttatccTTCTGTGGCTACAATGTCATTAAGCATTTCTACTGTGACAGTCTTCCTTTGATATCTTTGCTCTGCTCAAACACTCGTGAAATTGAACTGATTATTCTGATCTTAGCaggttttaatttgattttctccCTTCTGATAGTTCTCGTGTCTTACCTGCTCATTCTTGAATCTGTTCTCAAGATGAACTCTGCTGAAGGTCGGCACAAGGCTTTTTCTACCTGTGGATCCCACCTGACAGTGGTCACAGTGTTCTACGGGACtttgatttttatgtatgtgcAACCAGAGTCCAGTCATTCCTTTGACACTGATAAAGTGGCTTCCATATTTTACACCCTCGTTATCCCCATGTTAAATCCCTTGATCTATAGCTTGAGGAACAAAGATGTAAAATGTGCCCTACAAAGGACGTGGAAAAAACTATGCAATGTTTTCTCTTAA
- the LOC102543006 gene encoding olfactory receptor 8K3-like translates to METHNGTVVSEFILTGITDLPELQAPLFGLFLVIYVISVVGNLGMVILTKVDSRLQTPMYFFLRHLALTDLGYSTTVGPKMLVNFVVDQNTISYYSCAVQLAFFLVFIVTEIFILSAMSYDRYVAICNPLLYTVIMSQRVCWVLVAVPYLYSTFVSLLVTVKLFNSSFCGYNVISHFYCDSLPLISLLCSNTHETEIIILILAGFDLISSLLIVLMSYLLILESILRMNSAEVRWKAFSTCGSHLTVVTVFYGTLIFMYVQPESSHSFDTDKVASIFYTLVIPMLNPLIYSLRNKDVKCALQRMWKKLCNNFS, encoded by the coding sequence ATGGAAACACACAATGGAACTGTGGTGAGCGAATTCATTCTCACAGGCATCACAGACCTTCCTGAGCTGCAGGCTCCGTTATTTGGGCTCTTCCTTGTCATCTACGTGATCTCAGTGGTGGGCAACTTGGGCATGGTCATCCTCACCAAGGTGGACTCCAGGCTGCAGacacccatgtacttcttcctcagaCACCTTGCTCTTACTGATCTAGGTTATTCAACAACAGTTGGACCCAAAATGTTGGTAAATTTTGTTGTGGATCAAAATACTATCTCTTATTATTCTTGTGCTGTACAATTagccttttttcttgtttttattgttaCTGAAATTTTTATTCTGTCGGCAATgtcctatgaccgctatgtggccattTGTAACCCTCTGCTCTACACAGTCATCATGTCACAAAGGGTCTGTTGGGTGCTGGTGGCAGTCCCCTATCTCTATAGCACATTTGTGTCTCTTCTAGTCACTGTAAAGTTATTTAATTCATCATTCTGTGGCTACAATGTCATCAGTCATTTCTATTGTGACAGTCTCCCCTTGATATCTTTGCTCTGCTCAAATACTCATGAAACTGAAATTATTATTCTGATTTTAGctggttttgatttgatttcatccCTTCTGATAGTTCTCATGTCTTACCTGCTCATTCTTGAGTCTATTCTCAGGATGAACTCTGCTGAAGTTAGGTGGAAAGCTTTTTCTACCTGTGGATCCCACCTGACAGTGGTCACAGTGTTCTACGGGACTTTGATCTTTATGTATGTGCAACCAGAGTCCAGTCATTCCTTTGACACTGATAAAGTGGCTTCCATATTTTACACCCTCGTTATCCCCATGTTAAATCCCTTGATCTATAGCTTGAGGAACAAAGATGTAAAATGTGCCCTacaaaggatgtggaaaaaactATGCAATAATTTTTCTTAG